A stretch of Synechococcus sp. MIT S9220 DNA encodes these proteins:
- a CDS encoding glutathione S-transferase C-terminal domain-containing protein: MSIPPLIVRSVRKGWQWQWQRLMTGLGPADDQGNYQRPDSAPMQTSVPEAEDLQERAPNRRPRLLIGRSCPWAHRTWLMVKLRGLESSLEVITAKADHEEGRWRLDPSWLGCTSLLELYRRCGAEPSLRATVPVLVDPGRNEQQQPRLLGNDSTPLTLALNRWPTAPEAPDLAPVSLQERIESWQELLQPAVNDGVYRCGFARNQSAYDQASAAMADALEEIERSLSKEGPWLCGTTLTLADVRLFPSLIRWEAVYAPLFGCSAKPLWMLPELWKWRQRFMALPGVEATCDAAAWRHDYFGALFPLNPGGIVPQGPKLSTLVNSTIPQP; the protein is encoded by the coding sequence ATGTCGATTCCTCCACTGATCGTTCGCAGTGTGCGAAAGGGCTGGCAGTGGCAGTGGCAACGCCTGATGACAGGGCTAGGGCCCGCGGATGACCAGGGCAACTACCAAAGGCCAGACAGCGCTCCGATGCAAACGTCGGTCCCGGAGGCAGAGGATCTGCAGGAGCGAGCCCCAAACCGACGACCTCGGCTGCTGATCGGACGCAGCTGTCCGTGGGCACACCGCACCTGGCTGATGGTGAAGCTGCGAGGTCTTGAAAGCAGTCTTGAGGTGATCACCGCCAAGGCTGACCACGAGGAGGGACGATGGCGACTGGATCCCAGCTGGCTGGGCTGCACCAGCCTGTTGGAGCTGTATCGCCGCTGTGGGGCGGAACCCAGTCTGCGAGCGACGGTGCCGGTGCTGGTGGATCCTGGCCGCAACGAACAACAGCAGCCACGGCTTCTCGGCAACGACAGCACGCCACTCACCTTGGCTCTGAATCGCTGGCCTACAGCACCTGAAGCCCCCGACCTGGCTCCTGTCAGCCTGCAGGAACGGATTGAAAGCTGGCAGGAGCTTCTACAGCCAGCGGTGAACGACGGGGTTTACCGCTGCGGCTTTGCCCGGAATCAGTCGGCCTATGACCAGGCAAGTGCCGCCATGGCTGATGCTCTTGAGGAGATTGAACGAAGTCTTAGCAAGGAGGGGCCATGGCTTTGCGGTACAACCCTGACCCTTGCCGACGTCCGCCTGTTCCCAAGCCTGATTCGCTGGGAGGCTGTCTACGCCCCCCTGTTCGGATGCAGCGCAAAACCCCTTTGGATGCTGCCTGAACTGTGGAAATGGCGACAACGGTTCATGGCTTTGCCTGGAGTGGAGGCCACCTGCGACGCTGCAGCCTGGCGCCATGACTACTTCGGCGCCCTCTTTCCTCTGAATCCCGGCGGAATCGTTCCGCAAGGCCCGAAGCTGAGCACACTGGTGAACAGCACCATTCCCCAGCCATGA
- a CDS encoding DUF2301 domain-containing membrane protein, whose amino-acid sequence MTTADPQFDGMYGPFTITSTDREEVQRYRICLLVSGISLSAGLLQWWLVGGHWAWLWLLPLGVSLGLALQWIHIYLRPLHQALQLFWLLGCLGWLVLMLQTSAHEALDTLAIQPRWLLAIGPMFAALTGIGFKEFFCFRRPEAVGLTLLLPIALLGRLLGLIGNGACGMLVLVAGLLLVVLAVRKFGMEAAADVGDKSVFAYLDAQREEAGS is encoded by the coding sequence ATGACAACCGCCGATCCCCAGTTCGACGGAATGTATGGACCTTTCACCATTACGTCGACGGATAGAGAGGAGGTTCAGCGTTACAGGATCTGTCTGCTGGTCAGCGGCATCTCGCTGAGCGCCGGGCTGCTGCAGTGGTGGCTGGTGGGGGGGCATTGGGCCTGGCTTTGGCTTCTGCCTCTAGGCGTCAGCCTCGGGCTGGCCCTGCAGTGGATTCATATTTATCTGCGACCGCTGCATCAAGCGCTGCAGCTGTTTTGGCTGCTTGGCTGTCTGGGGTGGCTGGTGCTGATGCTTCAAACATCAGCCCATGAAGCCCTCGACACGCTGGCGATCCAACCCCGATGGCTCCTGGCCATTGGACCGATGTTTGCAGCTCTTACCGGGATCGGCTTCAAGGAATTCTTCTGCTTTCGTCGTCCGGAGGCCGTGGGCCTCACATTGCTCCTTCCCATAGCTCTTCTGGGACGGCTGCTGGGGCTGATTGGCAACGGCGCCTGCGGAATGTTGGTGCTGGTCGCCGGGCTGCTGCTGGTCGTGCTCGCCGTGCGGAAATTCGGCATGGAGGCAGCAGCTGATGTTGGAGACAAGAGCGTGTTTGCTTATCTAGACGCCCAGCGCGAGGAAGCAGGCTCGTGA
- a CDS encoding ABC-F family ATP-binding cassette domain-containing protein produces the protein MERGQASSIDGNYSAYLQRKADQEVSEAAEAARFKSVMRRELAWLRQGPKARSTKQKARIQRIEEMRAAPPKTNRSQLEMSSVSRRIGKLAIEAEQLTVTADGQVDGPVLLKDFTYSFSPEDRVGIIGPNGSGKSTLLDLIAGRRQATAGSLRLGETVHLGYLDQHTDALTEGRGLERKVIEFVEEAASRIDLGGEQLSASQLLERFLFPPAQQHSPLSKLSGGERRRLSLCRMLIQAPNVLLLDEPTNDLDVQTLSVLEDLLEDFRGCVVVVSHDRYFLDRTVDRLFCFEQGRLQRFEGNYSAFLDHRRNQEKSAAAEGNRNRSNEEQTSKELASKNQGPRRRSFKESRELESLEHELPQMEQRKADLEQAISSGQGDLTSLSHDLASLLEALETSEERWLELSELVP, from the coding sequence GTGGAGAGGGGACAGGCCTCCAGCATTGATGGCAATTACAGCGCTTATCTGCAGCGCAAAGCTGACCAGGAGGTCTCAGAAGCCGCTGAAGCTGCCCGATTCAAGAGCGTGATGCGACGGGAACTGGCCTGGCTGCGTCAGGGCCCCAAGGCGCGGAGCACCAAGCAGAAAGCTCGCATTCAGCGAATCGAGGAGATGCGGGCAGCACCCCCGAAAACCAATCGCAGCCAACTGGAGATGAGCAGCGTCAGCCGTCGGATCGGCAAGCTCGCGATCGAAGCTGAGCAACTGACGGTCACCGCTGATGGCCAGGTCGACGGCCCGGTCCTTCTGAAGGATTTCACCTACAGCTTCAGTCCCGAGGATCGGGTCGGCATCATCGGACCCAATGGCAGCGGCAAATCCACCCTGCTGGACCTGATCGCCGGACGGCGGCAAGCCACTGCTGGCAGTCTCCGCCTTGGAGAAACAGTGCATCTCGGCTATCTCGATCAGCACACCGATGCACTCACAGAAGGGCGTGGACTCGAGCGCAAGGTGATCGAATTCGTCGAAGAGGCCGCATCTCGAATTGATTTAGGAGGAGAGCAACTGAGTGCCTCCCAGCTGTTGGAGCGATTTCTATTCCCGCCCGCTCAGCAGCACAGTCCGCTCAGCAAGTTGTCAGGAGGGGAGCGACGACGGCTGAGTCTGTGTCGAATGCTGATTCAGGCTCCCAACGTTTTGCTGCTGGATGAACCCACCAACGATCTCGATGTTCAAACGCTGAGCGTTCTGGAAGATCTGCTCGAAGACTTTCGCGGCTGTGTGGTGGTGGTTTCTCACGACCGCTACTTTCTGGATCGAACCGTCGATCGTCTGTTCTGCTTCGAGCAAGGACGTCTGCAGCGTTTTGAAGGCAACTACAGCGCCTTTCTTGACCATCGCCGGAACCAAGAAAAGAGTGCCGCGGCTGAAGGCAACCGCAATCGCTCCAATGAGGAGCAAACCAGCAAAGAGCTGGCTTCGAAGAACCAGGGTCCACGTCGACGCAGTTTCAAGGAATCACGAGAACTGGAATCACTGGAACATGAACTACCTCAGATGGAGCAGCGCAAAGCAGACCTCGAGCAAGCCATCTCCAGCGGCCAAGGCGATCTCACCAGCCTGAGCCACGATTTGGCCAGCCTGCTGGAAGCGCTCGAAACCAGTGAAGAACGCTGGCTGGAACTCAGTGAACTGGTTCCCTGA